In Streptomyces qaidamensis, one DNA window encodes the following:
- a CDS encoding Gfo/Idh/MocA family protein: MRIGLLGTGPWAQMAHAPALSGHEKLDFAGVWGRRPEAAKELAERHGVRAYDDVDELFADVDAVAVALPPEVQASLAVRAARAGCHLLLDKPLAPTVEQARAVVAAAEEAGVASVVFFTPRFQPGPAAWIAEQAAVPGWFTARAEWLGAVFTSESPFATPWRREKGALWDVGPHALSVLLPVLGDVRRVTAAVYGPGDTAHVVLDHAGGASSTLTLSLTAPPAAAGAGVELRGEAGVAALPDGSDGAVPALMRAADALLDAARTGRPHACDAAFGLRVTEILTAAQDLLDGRSRAARPGRFSAGGPVTAPGRS; the protein is encoded by the coding sequence ATGCGGATAGGACTGCTCGGCACCGGACCCTGGGCACAGATGGCCCACGCACCCGCGTTGAGCGGGCACGAGAAGCTGGACTTCGCGGGTGTGTGGGGCCGTCGCCCGGAAGCCGCGAAGGAACTGGCGGAGCGGCACGGCGTCCGCGCCTACGACGACGTCGACGAACTGTTCGCGGATGTGGACGCCGTGGCCGTGGCGCTGCCGCCCGAGGTGCAGGCCTCACTCGCGGTCCGGGCGGCGCGGGCCGGGTGCCATCTGCTGCTCGACAAGCCGCTCGCGCCCACGGTGGAGCAGGCGCGGGCCGTGGTCGCGGCCGCCGAGGAGGCCGGTGTCGCCTCGGTGGTGTTCTTCACGCCCCGCTTCCAGCCCGGGCCGGCGGCGTGGATCGCCGAGCAGGCCGCGGTGCCGGGCTGGTTCACGGCGCGCGCCGAGTGGCTGGGGGCGGTGTTCACGAGCGAGAGCCCGTTCGCGACGCCGTGGCGGCGGGAGAAGGGCGCCCTGTGGGACGTCGGCCCGCACGCCTTGTCCGTGCTGCTGCCGGTCCTCGGCGACGTACGGCGCGTGACGGCGGCGGTGTACGGGCCCGGGGACACGGCGCACGTCGTCCTCGACCACGCGGGTGGGGCGTCGAGCACCCTGACCCTGAGCCTGACGGCGCCGCCCGCCGCGGCCGGTGCCGGCGTGGAGCTGCGTGGGGAGGCCGGGGTCGCGGCGCTGCCGGACGGCTCCGACGGGGCGGTGCCCGCGTTGATGCGGGCCGCGGACGCGCTGCTCGACGCCGCCCGGACCGGCCGCCCGCACGCCTGTGACGCGGCGTTCGGTCTCAGGGTGACGGAGATCCTCACGGCGGCCCAGGACCTGCTCGACGGCAGGTCCCGGGCCGCGCGGCCGGGGCGGTTCTCCGCGGGCGGCCCGGTTACTGCGCCGGGTCGAAGTTGA
- a CDS encoding PP2C family protein-serine/threonine phosphatase, with the protein MSSVRGRLARRDPDRRGWLRGAPPPGWARVLPSALLAGVCAAELISPEPLDIGFLLGAIPPLAVLAHGPVATAVLGALVVVVLTVPVFNLDDPGSTDLLTVCFVSVLSVLLSYVRSRRDAQLVTERTVAEAAQRAVVPPLPERVGAVRCAGLYRAAQHGTLVGGDFFDVRAGPYGVRAVMGDVQGHGLSAVATVAALLGAFREAVLDQPDPKAVAARLDRRLAVDSAGDPHAELFATAVLLDFSADARVVRIVACGQAGPLLLRDGRAVELDVEPCTPLGLGLADAAPPRVVSVPLRAGDRLFLASDGVTEARDASGAFYPLVERLPGLAAEDPVALAERVWADLVRHCPDVQDDVTMLVLAPRPRGGL; encoded by the coding sequence GTGAGCAGTGTGCGCGGCCGGCTGGCGCGGCGGGACCCGGACCGGCGGGGCTGGCTGCGCGGCGCACCGCCGCCCGGCTGGGCCCGGGTGCTGCCGTCGGCGCTGCTGGCGGGGGTGTGCGCGGCGGAGCTGATCAGCCCGGAGCCGCTCGACATCGGCTTCCTGCTGGGCGCCATCCCGCCGCTGGCCGTGCTGGCGCACGGCCCGGTGGCGACGGCGGTGCTCGGCGCGCTGGTGGTGGTCGTGCTGACCGTGCCCGTCTTCAACCTCGACGATCCCGGCAGTACGGATCTTCTGACCGTGTGCTTCGTGTCGGTGCTGAGCGTGCTGCTGTCCTACGTCCGCAGCAGGCGGGACGCCCAGCTGGTCACCGAGCGGACCGTCGCCGAGGCGGCGCAGCGGGCCGTCGTGCCGCCGCTGCCGGAGCGGGTCGGGGCGGTGCGGTGCGCGGGGCTGTACCGGGCCGCGCAGCACGGGACGCTGGTCGGCGGCGACTTCTTCGACGTACGGGCGGGCCCCTACGGCGTACGGGCCGTGATGGGTGATGTGCAGGGGCACGGGCTGTCGGCCGTGGCCACGGTCGCGGCGCTGCTGGGAGCGTTCCGGGAGGCGGTGCTGGACCAGCCGGACCCCAAGGCGGTGGCCGCCCGGCTCGACCGGAGGCTGGCGGTGGACTCGGCGGGCGATCCGCACGCCGAGCTGTTCGCGACGGCGGTGCTGCTCGACTTCTCCGCCGACGCCCGGGTCGTGCGGATCGTGGCGTGCGGGCAGGCCGGACCGCTGCTGCTGCGGGACGGGCGGGCCGTCGAGCTGGACGTCGAGCCGTGCACGCCGCTCGGTCTCGGTCTCGCCGACGCCGCCCCGCCCCGGGTCGTCTCGGTGCCGCTGCGGGCCGGGGACCGGCTCTTCCTCGCTTCCGACGGGGTGACCGAGGCCAGGGACGCGAGCGGTGCCTTCTACCCCCTGGTGGAACGGCTGCCGGGCCTGGCCGCCGAGGATCCGGTCGCGCTGGCCGAGCGGGTCTGGGCCGACCTCGTGCGGCACTGCCCCGACGTACAGGACGACGTCACGATGCTGGTGCTCGCGCCGCGTCCGCGGGGCGGGCTCTGA
- a CDS encoding HoxN/HupN/NixA family nickel/cobalt transporter, giving the protein MTAAPASTPPLPAPAHAQRTAWHRVRRSMTRREWTRAGGMAAFILALHVIGWFTLVAIVAPEHHAIGAQTFGVGIGVTAYTLGMRHAFDADHIAAIDNTTRKLMGQGQRPLSVGFWFSLGHSSVVFALAFLLTLGVKTLAGPVRDDGSALHDVTGLIGTAVSGAFLYLIAGVNLVILAGIWKVFRAMRSGRYDEAALEEQLDNRGFMNRLLGRVVKSVSKPWHMYPLGLLFGLGFDTATEIALLVLAGSGAASGLPWYAILCLPVLFAAGMCLLDTVDGSFMNFAYGWAFSQPVRKVYYNLTITGLSVAVALLIGSVELLGLLAGQLNLHGPFWDWISGLDLNVLGYVVVALFFATWVVALVVWRAGRIEEKWSGDLAPRQHS; this is encoded by the coding sequence ATGACGGCCGCCCCTGCGTCCACTCCGCCCCTCCCCGCCCCGGCCCACGCCCAGCGCACGGCCTGGCACCGCGTCCGCAGATCCATGACGCGGCGGGAGTGGACCAGGGCGGGGGGGATGGCGGCCTTCATCCTGGCCCTGCACGTGATCGGCTGGTTCACCCTCGTCGCGATCGTCGCCCCGGAGCACCACGCCATCGGCGCGCAGACCTTCGGCGTCGGCATCGGAGTCACCGCGTACACCCTCGGCATGCGGCACGCCTTCGACGCCGACCACATCGCCGCCATCGACAACACCACCCGCAAGCTGATGGGACAGGGGCAGCGGCCGCTGTCGGTCGGCTTCTGGTTCTCCCTCGGCCACTCCAGTGTCGTCTTCGCCCTGGCCTTCCTGCTCACCCTCGGCGTGAAAACCCTGGCCGGGCCCGTCCGCGACGACGGCTCCGCGCTGCACGACGTCACCGGGCTGATCGGCACGGCCGTCTCCGGGGCCTTCCTCTACCTCATCGCGGGCGTCAACCTCGTCATCCTCGCCGGCATCTGGAAGGTGTTCCGCGCCATGCGCTCGGGCCGCTACGACGAGGCCGCCCTGGAGGAACAGCTGGACAACCGCGGCTTCATGAACCGCCTGCTGGGCCGGGTCGTGAAGTCCGTCTCCAAGCCCTGGCACATGTACCCGCTGGGCCTGCTGTTCGGCCTCGGCTTCGACACCGCCACCGAGATCGCCCTGCTCGTCCTGGCCGGCTCCGGCGCCGCCTCCGGCCTGCCCTGGTACGCGATCCTGTGCCTGCCCGTCCTGTTCGCCGCGGGGATGTGCCTCCTCGACACCGTCGACGGCTCGTTCATGAACTTCGCCTACGGCTGGGCCTTCTCCCAACCGGTCCGCAAGGTCTACTACAACCTCACCATCACGGGCCTGTCCGTCGCCGTGGCCCTTCTCATCGGCTCGGTCGAACTCCTCGGCCTCCTCGCCGGACAGCTGAACCTGCACGGGCCCTTCTGGGACTGGATCTCGGGCCTCGACCTCAATGTCCTCGGCTACGTGGTCGTCGCCCTGTTCTTCGCCACGTGGGTGGTGGCGCTCGTGGTGTGGAGGGCCGGCCGCATCGAGGAGAAGTGGTCGGGGGACCTGGCACCTCGACAGCACTCGTAG
- a CDS encoding VOC family protein: MASRLNPYLNFNGDARQAMEFYKEVFGGTLDLNSYGDFGQADAPNADKIMHGMLETDGGFTLMGADNPPGMESEQGGSYSVSLSGDDDAELRGYWEKLSEGGSVSVPLEKQMWGDVFGMCTDRFGVPWMVNISTET; encoded by the coding sequence ATGGCCTCGCGCCTCAACCCGTACCTCAACTTCAACGGCGACGCCCGGCAGGCGATGGAGTTCTACAAGGAAGTCTTCGGCGGCACCCTCGACCTCAACAGCTACGGAGACTTCGGGCAGGCGGACGCCCCGAACGCCGACAAGATCATGCACGGCATGCTGGAGACCGACGGCGGCTTCACCCTGATGGGCGCCGACAACCCGCCGGGCATGGAGTCCGAACAGGGCGGCTCCTACTCCGTGAGCCTCAGCGGCGACGACGACGCCGAGCTGCGCGGCTACTGGGAGAAGCTGTCCGAGGGCGGCTCGGTGTCGGTGCCGTTGGAGAAGCAGATGTGGGGCGACGTGTTCGGCATGTGCACGGACCGCTTCGGCGTCCCGTGGATGGTCAACATCAGCACGGAAACCTGA
- a CDS encoding GNAT family N-acetyltransferase, with the protein MTDVVIRALDTSDAELFDTLPDPLGAREGHRLTRHRPDWKRVALRDGRVVARGAWWGGPDDSEPVNLNWFDVAEGEEEAGAALLRSAPWQVELELNLPAGWRDDPVLRTAADTRGTAARKAGYELLVERLLYRWTPGCGLPERPGRLEFRTEPDDAVFFDALRRIHSATLDAHALKDIEQGGLDRAAQAELDFFHWCPSPREWWQVAYTPQGDMAGIHIPAHNPSGPCIGFIGVLPDQRGHGYAYDLLAECTHFLVEQGAEFVAAATDRGNFPMAANFAKAGFPVVKERLNFDPAQ; encoded by the coding sequence ATGACCGATGTGGTCATCCGCGCGCTCGACACGAGCGACGCCGAACTCTTCGACACCCTGCCCGACCCGCTGGGCGCCCGTGAGGGCCACCGGCTGACCCGGCACCGCCCCGACTGGAAACGGGTGGCCCTGCGCGACGGCCGTGTCGTCGCCCGCGGCGCCTGGTGGGGCGGCCCCGACGACTCCGAGCCCGTCAACCTCAACTGGTTCGACGTGGCCGAAGGCGAGGAGGAAGCGGGCGCCGCACTCCTGCGCTCCGCCCCCTGGCAGGTCGAACTGGAACTGAACCTGCCGGCCGGCTGGCGCGACGACCCGGTCCTGCGCACAGCCGCCGACACCCGCGGCACCGCCGCCCGCAAGGCCGGCTACGAGCTCCTCGTCGAACGCCTCCTGTACCGCTGGACCCCCGGCTGCGGCTTGCCCGAGCGGCCCGGGCGCCTGGAGTTCCGCACCGAACCGGACGACGCCGTGTTCTTCGACGCGCTGCGCCGCATCCACTCCGCCACCCTGGACGCCCACGCGCTCAAGGACATCGAGCAGGGCGGACTCGACCGGGCGGCCCAGGCGGAACTCGACTTCTTCCACTGGTGCCCCTCGCCGCGCGAGTGGTGGCAGGTGGCGTACACACCGCAGGGCGACATGGCCGGCATCCACATACCGGCCCACAATCCGTCGGGCCCCTGCATCGGCTTCATCGGCGTCCTGCCGGACCAGCGGGGCCACGGCTACGCCTACGACCTCCTGGCCGAGTGCACGCACTTCCTGGTCGAGCAGGGGGCGGAGTTCGTCGCCGCGGCCACGGACCGGGGCAACTTCCCGATGGCGGCGAACTTCGCCAAGGCCGGCTTCCCGGTGGTGAAGGAGCGGCTCAACTTCGACCCGGCGCAGTAA
- a CDS encoding aldo/keto reductase: protein MSSTFRIGGDLDVRRLGFGAMHLPTEPGPGRENALAVARRAVELGVTLIDTAHLYGGGANEELLAEALHPYPEGLLITTKVGVARTGPGGDWKLDGRPEILRDQVRQALRRLRTERIELLQLHRIDPDTPLADQLGTLRELQTEGLVGRVGLSEVTVEELERARELVDVVSVQNRYNLLDREHEPVLDACAAAGIAFLPWRPVAWGKTGAEGEIAAVAAELGATPTQVSLAWLLDRAPVVLPIPGTARIGHLEENLAAAGLGLTPAQRARLDRLAEGARAASG from the coding sequence ATGTCATCGACATTCCGCATCGGCGGGGATCTCGACGTACGCCGGCTCGGCTTCGGAGCCATGCATCTGCCCACCGAGCCCGGCCCCGGCCGGGAGAACGCCCTCGCGGTGGCCCGGCGCGCCGTGGAGCTGGGCGTGACACTGATCGACACGGCACACCTGTACGGCGGGGGAGCCAATGAGGAGCTCCTCGCCGAGGCCCTGCACCCCTACCCGGAGGGCCTGCTGATCACCACCAAGGTCGGTGTCGCGCGCACCGGCCCCGGCGGCGACTGGAAGCTCGACGGACGGCCGGAGATCCTGCGCGACCAGGTCCGGCAGGCCCTGCGCCGGCTGCGGACCGAGCGGATCGAGCTGCTCCAGCTGCACCGCATCGACCCCGACACGCCGCTCGCGGACCAGCTCGGCACCCTGCGCGAGCTCCAGACCGAAGGCCTGGTCGGCCGGGTCGGGCTGTCGGAGGTCACCGTCGAGGAGCTGGAGCGGGCCAGGGAGCTCGTCGATGTCGTGAGCGTGCAGAACCGCTACAACCTGCTCGACCGGGAGCACGAGCCGGTGCTCGACGCCTGTGCGGCGGCCGGTATCGCCTTCCTGCCGTGGCGGCCCGTGGCCTGGGGGAAGACGGGGGCCGAGGGCGAGATCGCCGCCGTGGCGGCCGAGCTCGGGGCCACGCCCACGCAGGTCTCGCTCGCCTGGCTGCTCGACCGGGCACCGGTCGTCCTGCCGATCCCGGGCACGGCCCGGATCGGGCATCTGGAGGAGAACCTCGCAGCGGCCGGCCTGGGACTGACCCCCGCCCAGCGTGCCCGGCTGGACAGGCTTGCCGAGGGCGCACGGGCCGCATCAGGCTGA
- a CDS encoding chaplin — MRTRVTAAAGLACAALLAFSGTASANDGPVGIATDSPGFLSGNVIQIPIDINANVCGNSINVIGLLNPAFGNECEIKD, encoded by the coding sequence ATGCGCACACGTGTGACCGCCGCGGCAGGCCTGGCCTGCGCCGCCCTGCTGGCCTTCTCCGGTACGGCGAGCGCGAACGACGGCCCCGTCGGTATCGCCACCGACAGCCCCGGCTTCCTCTCCGGCAACGTCATCCAGATCCCGATCGACATCAACGCCAACGTGTGCGGCAACTCGATCAACGTCATCGGGCTGCTCAACCCCGCGTTCGGCAACGAGTGCGAGATCAAGGACTGA
- a CDS encoding APC family permease, with protein MSYSRGRGLQANVLSTFDTVVMAVAGSAPAYSLAATTAVLVGAVGLASPAALLYCAIPMLGIALAFSYLSRIDVNAGASYSWVGRTLHPFLGFISGWALVISATIFMVAGSLPAGSMTLALFDEKLAENTALSTVVGAVWFLIMLFVVLGGARLTVRAQLIMSGVELAVLALFAVLAFFHTGNARAFDWSWFGFSHFDGMAGFASGALIAAFYYWGWDVTSNLSEETRNSRRTTGLAGLIGVGIVFLLFEVFTIAVNVILSSKQIEENDANVLAVLGEEIWPGWGGKLLIVAVMLSTIATLETTLIQVTRSLFAMGRDRTMPAALGRVHRRWNTPWVAIVVVGAVALAMFIASNALGSVGDILSDAISAIGLQIAVYYGLAGLAVVVAYRKTLLKSPANFLFGGLWPLCGALFMFWVFVESLGELSSAAITIGIGGLAIGLVPMFWYWRQGSDYYRPAKLDASRAVETDYVPDEQNAHARVHEGLSTDF; from the coding sequence ATGAGTTACAGCAGGGGCAGAGGGCTGCAGGCCAATGTCCTCAGCACGTTCGACACCGTGGTGATGGCGGTCGCCGGCAGCGCCCCGGCGTACTCGCTGGCCGCGACCACCGCCGTCCTGGTCGGCGCGGTGGGGCTGGCCAGTCCTGCCGCCCTGCTGTACTGCGCGATACCCATGCTGGGCATCGCGCTGGCGTTCAGCTACCTCAGCCGGATCGACGTCAACGCGGGCGCCAGCTACTCGTGGGTGGGGCGCACCCTCCATCCGTTCCTGGGCTTCATCAGCGGCTGGGCGCTGGTGATCTCGGCGACGATCTTCATGGTGGCCGGTTCGCTGCCCGCCGGGTCGATGACGCTCGCGCTCTTCGACGAGAAGCTGGCCGAGAACACCGCCCTGTCCACGGTGGTCGGCGCGGTCTGGTTCCTCATCATGCTGTTCGTGGTGCTGGGCGGCGCCCGGCTCACCGTCCGGGCGCAGCTGATCATGTCGGGTGTCGAGCTGGCCGTTCTGGCACTGTTCGCGGTGCTCGCCTTCTTCCACACCGGCAACGCCCGCGCCTTCGACTGGTCCTGGTTCGGCTTCTCCCACTTCGACGGCATGGCCGGTTTCGCGTCGGGCGCGCTCATCGCCGCGTTCTACTACTGGGGCTGGGACGTCACCAGCAACCTCAGCGAGGAGACCCGCAACAGCCGCCGTACGACGGGACTGGCGGGCCTGATCGGGGTGGGCATCGTCTTCCTGCTGTTCGAGGTGTTCACCATCGCGGTGAACGTGATCCTGTCCTCGAAGCAGATCGAGGAGAACGACGCGAACGTGCTGGCGGTGCTCGGCGAGGAGATCTGGCCGGGCTGGGGCGGCAAGCTGCTGATCGTGGCCGTGATGCTGTCCACCATCGCCACGCTGGAGACGACGCTGATCCAGGTCACGCGCTCGCTGTTCGCGATGGGACGGGACCGTACGATGCCGGCGGCGCTGGGCCGGGTGCACCGCCGGTGGAACACCCCCTGGGTGGCGATCGTGGTGGTCGGGGCGGTGGCGCTGGCGATGTTCATCGCCTCCAACGCCCTGGGCTCGGTGGGTGACATCCTCTCCGACGCCATCTCGGCGATCGGCCTGCAGATCGCGGTCTACTACGGGCTCGCCGGCCTCGCGGTGGTCGTGGCGTACCGGAAGACGCTGCTGAAGTCCCCGGCCAACTTCCTCTTCGGCGGCCTGTGGCCGCTGTGCGGCGCCCTGTTCATGTTCTGGGTGTTCGTGGAGTCGCTGGGCGAGCTGAGCAGCGCCGCGATCACGATCGGCATCGGCGGCCTCGCGATCGGGCTGGTCCCGATGTTCTGGTACTGGCGGCAGGGCAGCGACTACTACCGGCCCGCGAAGCTGGACGCCTCGCGCGCGGTCGAGACGGACTACGTCCCCGACGAACAGAACGCGCACGCCCGCGTCCACGAGGGTCTCTCCACCGACTTCTGA
- the helR gene encoding RNA polymerase recycling motor ATPase HelR encodes MTPATTSAFDLPDRLAHKAAPASIAGDEQHFAAIADCLAQNIAELSDRLAGERRAPGGKGRQAMDRDAEIHRLTARLRALRRFGLDLCLGHMVAADGSEPVYVGRLGLTDSEGRRLLVDWRSPAAEPFFGATHANPMGLASRRRYRWTDGRIVDYWDEVFTADGFDGHAALDDQSAFIASLGTNRSPRMRDVLGTIQADQDAIIRAGSRGALVVDGGPGTGKTVVALHRSAYLLYSDPRLGQHRRGGVLFVGPHRPYLSYVSDVLPSLGEEGVQTCILRDLVDEGATAGEETDPEAARLKSSADMVRAIEKAVRFYEEPPAEAMTVTTHWSDIRLSAGDWAVAFEASEPGTPHNEARDQVWEELLTILVAKHDGDAPDELLRKALSRDRELLTAFNRAWPLLEATDLVGDLWSVPAYLRMCAPWLSRDEVRTLQREDAQAWTVSDLPLLDAARRRLGDPEASRRGRRQAAAVAAQQERMADVIDDLLEAHTYDDGEGVLVMLHGQDMRNSLVDESVLPTADPDRLAGPFVHIVVDEAQELTDAEWQMLLLRCPSRSFTIVGDRAQARHGFTESWRERLERVGLDRVEMASLSINYRTPAEIMAEAEPVIRAVLPDANVPTSIRSSGVPVRRGSAAELTSVLDTWLSDHAEGIACVIGDPAFRPASPRVRSLTPELSKGLEFDLVVLVDPENFGEGVDGVEGAVDHYVAMTRATQELVILTNS; translated from the coding sequence GTGACCCCTGCGACCACGAGCGCGTTCGATCTTCCCGACCGCCTCGCGCACAAGGCCGCCCCGGCGTCGATCGCCGGGGACGAACAGCACTTCGCCGCCATCGCCGACTGCCTCGCGCAGAACATCGCCGAACTCTCCGACCGCCTTGCCGGCGAGCGCAGGGCACCCGGTGGCAAGGGCAGGCAGGCCATGGACCGGGACGCCGAGATCCACCGGCTCACCGCACGGCTGCGCGCCCTACGCCGCTTCGGACTGGATTTGTGCCTCGGGCACATGGTCGCCGCGGACGGCTCCGAGCCCGTGTACGTCGGACGGCTCGGCCTGACGGACAGCGAGGGACGCCGGTTGCTGGTCGACTGGCGTTCCCCCGCCGCCGAGCCGTTCTTCGGAGCCACCCACGCCAACCCGATGGGCCTGGCGAGCCGCCGCAGGTACCGCTGGACCGACGGCCGGATCGTCGACTACTGGGACGAGGTGTTCACCGCCGACGGATTCGACGGGCACGCCGCGCTTGATGACCAGTCCGCGTTCATCGCCAGCCTCGGCACCAACCGTTCGCCCCGCATGCGGGACGTGCTCGGCACCATCCAGGCGGACCAGGACGCCATCATCCGCGCCGGGTCCCGCGGCGCCCTCGTCGTGGACGGAGGCCCGGGCACCGGCAAGACCGTCGTCGCCCTGCACCGCTCCGCCTACCTCCTCTACTCCGACCCGCGCCTCGGGCAGCACCGACGCGGCGGTGTGCTCTTCGTCGGCCCGCACCGGCCCTACCTGTCCTACGTCTCCGACGTCCTGCCCAGCCTCGGCGAGGAGGGCGTGCAGACCTGCATCCTGCGGGACCTCGTCGACGAGGGGGCCACGGCCGGGGAGGAGACCGACCCGGAGGCGGCCCGCCTGAAGTCGTCGGCGGACATGGTGCGGGCGATCGAGAAGGCCGTCCGCTTCTACGAGGAGCCGCCCGCCGAGGCGATGACGGTCACGACCCACTGGTCCGACATCCGTCTGAGCGCCGGGGACTGGGCCGTGGCGTTCGAGGCGTCGGAACCCGGCACCCCGCACAACGAGGCACGCGACCAGGTCTGGGAGGAACTCCTCACGATCCTCGTGGCCAAGCACGACGGCGACGCCCCGGACGAGCTGCTCCGCAAGGCCCTGTCACGGGACCGGGAGCTGCTCACGGCCTTCAACCGCGCCTGGCCGCTGCTGGAGGCGACCGACCTCGTGGGAGACCTGTGGTCCGTGCCCGCCTACCTGCGCATGTGCGCGCCCTGGCTCAGCCGCGACGAGGTGCGCACCCTGCAGCGCGAGGATGCCCAGGCCTGGACCGTGTCCGACCTGCCCCTGCTGGACGCGGCACGCCGGCGGCTCGGCGACCCGGAGGCCTCACGGCGGGGGCGCAGGCAGGCGGCCGCCGTGGCCGCACAGCAGGAGCGTATGGCCGACGTCATCGACGACCTGCTGGAGGCCCACACCTACGACGACGGCGAGGGCGTGCTGGTCATGCTGCACGGGCAGGACATGCGCAACTCCCTGGTCGACGAGAGCGTACTGCCCACCGCCGACCCGGACCGGCTCGCCGGGCCGTTCGTGCACATCGTCGTGGACGAGGCGCAGGAACTGACCGACGCGGAATGGCAGATGCTGCTGCTGCGCTGCCCGTCCCGGAGCTTCACCATCGTCGGGGACCGCGCCCAGGCCCGGCACGGGTTCACGGAGTCGTGGCGCGAACGGCTGGAGCGGGTCGGTCTGGACCGGGTCGAGATGGCCTCGCTGAGCATCAACTACCGCACGCCCGCCGAGATCATGGCGGAGGCCGAGCCGGTCATCCGGGCCGTGCTGCCGGACGCCAACGTGCCGACGTCGATCCGCAGCAGCGGCGTCCCCGTCCGCCGCGGGTCCGCCGCGGAGCTGACGTCGGTCCTCGACACCTGGCTGTCCGATCACGCCGAGGGGATCGCCTGCGTGATCGGCGATCCCGCGTTCCGGCCGGCCTCGCCCCGCGTCCGGTCGCTGACCCCGGAGCTGTCGAAGGGGCTGGAGTTCGACCTGGTCGTGCTCGTCGACCCGGAGAACTTCGGCGAGGGTGTCGACGGCGTCGAGGGCGCCGTCGACCACTATGTGGCGATGACCCGGGCCACGCAGGAGCTCGTCATCCTCACGAACTCCTGA
- a CDS encoding DUF5709 domain-containing protein, giving the protein MRSEPMADDVYQPTGTNEEQEDAAPLDLQDAVDERTYDDTLDEGYSPPEKPLGVTKRGTTAAEQHEGETLDERLAQEVPDVSAEPAGDGVGDTPDSDGEPVDPEAGTVRAGRLVAPDEGTHADTTKETVATDVGIDGGAAGAEEAAVHIVEDDSALPGDDALPGDDGRV; this is encoded by the coding sequence ATGCGCTCCGAACCGATGGCGGACGACGTGTACCAGCCCACCGGGACCAACGAGGAGCAGGAGGACGCCGCGCCGCTGGACCTGCAGGACGCCGTCGACGAGCGGACGTACGACGACACCCTCGACGAGGGCTACTCCCCGCCGGAGAAGCCCCTCGGCGTCACCAAGCGCGGCACCACCGCCGCCGAGCAGCACGAGGGCGAGACCCTCGACGAACGGCTGGCCCAGGAGGTCCCCGACGTGTCCGCAGAGCCCGCCGGGGACGGGGTGGGCGACACCCCCGACAGCGACGGCGAGCCGGTGGACCCCGAGGCGGGCACCGTCCGCGCCGGCCGGCTGGTCGCCCCGGACGAGGGCACCCACGCCGACACCACGAAGGAGACCGTCGCGACGGACGTCGGCATCGACGGCGGAGCGGCCGGCGCGGAGGAGGCGGCCGTGCACATCGTGGAGGACGACAGCGCCCTTCCCGGGGACGACGCCCTTCCCGGGGACGACGGCAGGGTGTGA